The genomic window GCAAAAACTTGTGATTGGAAATATCATCTTCACTGGAAAGTACGCAGGAGTTCTTAGAAGCAGCTGCCCTCTTACATTTTCTAGTGTAGTTTATTAATAAAAGTAGCATGTCTTGTTTAGTAGCACTCCATCACATAACTGCCACTTACCTCAGCTGTAGGTGGTAAGTAGCATACATTTATGGGACCGTGAAGTTTgaaccttttttctttaacatgcAACTCATGTAAGCTTGAAAAAACTCTTCCATTCAGAGTCTGTATAAGAAACATTGATATGAAAGAAGTTTTCTGCAAAATACTGGCATCAAAGTGATTTAATAATTCAGCAGGTAGTTGAAGCCAATTCTGTTCTCAGAATAAAAGGAGAGAGGCAAAAGGATTTTTCTAGTAGATTGTAAAGATCTCATTTATGCTATGCTTGTAAATTGCAGAATATTACAGGATTCCCATCTATGTAGCTAATTATAAATCTGTCCTTTGTTCGAAGGTGTGTTCtaatgatttccttttttttttaagcttttctatCCGTACTTGGtttattttctgattaaattacAAAACAGCTATATGCTTAAATAGAAGCCTTctccaaatgaaagaaaataatagtatttcaaatacagaaagTGGGGACTGGGTAAAACAGCGATGTACTGGGAGTAAAGTAGTATGTAACAATACAAGGAGTTTTATGTTTGCTTGTGTTgaaatgtctgtttaaaaaaaccctttgtttTGCATCTAGAATAAAAACACTAAATGCAAATGCTAAAGAACGATTTTTATGTTACTGTTTGTAGGTCATGATGCCTTAAGGACAGTAGTAATGTGCTTTGTCATCCTGGTTGTATTAAAGTCAGTGGAAGTTTTGCCAGTGATTTAGTGGGACTGAATGTTAgatggatattttaaaaataaacattttgtttgtgCAATATTTGCTCATTTTGTCAACTCTTATAAATTACAATGATTCTGAGGCCAGTATTTCGAAACATTTATTGAAAATGCTGATTTGTTAATTGTTGAAATAGGAATTCCTGTCAAGCAACTTTGGGTGtagtaatgttattttaaaaaacgACACTTAAATGTTTCATATGCTATAGATGAATTCCAGAAATTTTCATCCTAACTCTTGTTTTATGCACAGTGATGAAACAAACCAACCTAACTACCCTTAAGCAACGTCCAATAAAGAGAGCTCCCTTTTCTATCAGTGCTTTCAggtaaggaaataaaaagaagactcctcatttttattttattgctcatTCTTCTaagtaaaaggaaacaaaaatatgttttatatttattgtttatatttatttgctttttgcctCAAACAATTTGAGAGGTGAACCAAGGCGGGAGAGCTAGTCAAGTGAAGAAGGAAGACATTTCAGAGAAGAGTGACAAATgaatttttagtttgtttttttttaatctttttttctgagaaagtaaGGAATGTGTAGTGGGAGAGGCAAGGCATACTGAATACTGATATCCTTTGGCAAGGTTCTTAAAGCTGTGCCTGACTTTAGCAATTGGAGTCCCTTGCTGTAAATACCTGTTGAATCAGACTTTCTGgagaaagcagcaacaaaaaatggAGTAGTTTGTTCCATCGTAATAATGACTTCATAAATTATTTAGAAGTATTATTGtaacagcaaaaaatatttgagtTATATTTTCTCGCCtgtatattttaattgtttactCTAAAATGATTTGAAATTACAAGAAATTGCATCATAGCAACCAGATTGTTTTATGAGTCTAATTGCTTTAGATTGGAAGTTTCTTACCATTTGATCAGTCATGAGATGTAAAGCTGTACTGATGTAAATCTGATACTCACTAAACAATGAAATGATCTATGCAGTGATACTACCACAGGTATAATTGACTGTATGGGATATGTGGGGGTTTTCCCCAAATAGTTTCTTAGAAATAATTTTAGTTCTAAATTGTAGCCTGGTTatactttcaaaaagaaatctgacatttttaataagaaatgtaGTAGCCATCTTTTTTATGTGGACATTCAAGAAGGCctgggttgtgggggtttttttgaagagtcAACTCTTTTTTAGTAGATATTCACTGAAGAGTGCGTGCAATAATGTGGCAATtcacttctgtttttttgtttcttgaatAATTGCATTCAGTACTCTTCTGCCATGTGATGACACCATTCTTTACTTTCAGGAGATTGCTTCTTTTAGTCCTGGTTTTAAGGCTTAAAAGCTGATATGTATGTGGTGTATAtgcttaaaacacttttttttgagggttcggttttgttttttttaaaaacaaattcaactATAATTTTCAAGTGTGTATTTCTAACATGATGCTTTTAAATACTTCAGATGAGGGCTCAGTTTCCAGAGGCTTAGGCTAGTTGTAACTCCTGATAGTTTGGAATGTTCAGGCTGTATCTACACTCTCACGTTTCTAAATTGGTGTTGCTTTCTTGATGTTGCGGACCTTTCTGACCATCTCTTCTGATTTATCTACCTATCTTTTGTTGCGTAGATGGTGTATTAAAACTGTTCATTACCATGGTCTATTTATAGTAAGCTAAGCCAGAACTCGAATACAAAATAAGACCTCTTGCCTTTGACCTTACCTGCTGACAGCAGCCTTTGTTTGAATTAAAACTCTAAGTAGTTTTGTATAAGTTGGGGGTTTCTGCATACCATGTTGTTTGGAGCAGGAGTTTGACAGGAAGAAAATGCCTCATGTCTTTGATGTGATgtgtttttacctttttttgtttcaagtttcaTCTGTGAAAATGAGGCTATCCCTATGCCTTCACACTGGGAGAATGTAAATACTGAGGAGCCATACCAGGTAAGAGTTGGTATGCAAGTTGGTCAAAAACATGTGATAATGAAATAATGCATTGAATTGAAATCGTACTaacctctttttttccagcttattccattgcaaaagaaaacaaatgaatatAATGAAGTTTCTAGTCTCTTTGGAAAAACAATGGATAGCCACCGAATTAAAAGAATTAAGAGAATACAAAATCTAGACTTGTGGGAGTTTTTTTGCAGGTGAGATTATTTCTAAAACCAACAGTCTTAGGATTGTTAACGGAGCAAATCTTGAAGGCATGCTGCAGAAATATGtttaattgcttttattattaatgaaaatgtgttactctttatctttttaaaactttGTCATTCCTCTGCATTCAAAATTCCATTTTCGAAACTCTGTAGCTTCTACAGGTGCAGAAATGTAATACTTGTAGATATGCATTAGATGTAGCACAGATAAGACTGATGCATTAAAGATATTCAGGATGTCCATGTGGTAGATGCCCATGATGCTTATAAgtaagaagaacaaaaataagctttttgtAAAACAATTCCTTGACAGGcttgtattattttaatttttagagaaCAAAGCAAATTAATATTTGTGGCTTGTTTAACGTCTCAATTTTTTGAAACCTAAGACAGAATTAACTGTCCAATTAACACATATTCAGGTAATTTCTTTAAGTGTAATGTGCTACAAAAGCTTTTTGTAagttctcttcttttccttcttcatatTGTGCTGGCCTGGGAGAAGTAGGAAGTGCTAAGttctgtttccatttatttcatagTATCAGTCTTAAGCAGTTGTATTTGACAAATGTTGTTTGTGTACCCTCTAAGAAGGAGTACATATCAGAATCAGTTTTGAAGAGGTACTACACTATTAAAATGAACTGAACTAAGTTATATAGTGAGGAAATAACTAAGCAGATGTATATTAACAATTTGTATAACTTATATGATTTTTTGAAAGATATGTAATTTATTGTTAATTTAAAGCTGTATCATGAATATACATAAGGAAATGAATTTAAGTTCTTGGTTAAGAGAGTTAGTCTTCTCTTAATTGCAAATTTATTTGGTTATTAAGGCTTATTTGCTTGGCCTTGTGTTTCAACATCTACCTTTCTACAGATAAGTTTCTGTAGAGGTGTATTTATACCATCGTAATACCAGTCTTAGTTTCTGAGAATAGGAGTAGCAAGCAGACTTCAAAGTAAATATCCTTTGAGTCTCCGGTGTGTAGATGGCagaggggggcaggggaagacCTTTTTTGCTTAGCTTAGGAACTGATGTCATTTGGAGAGTGTACTAGTTTTCTTGACTGGTCAGTGAGTAGAATTCATGGTTTAAGAACTCTGAATCTATGGATGCTGTGCTAGAATATTCTCAAGGTACAAAACTAAGAATGGGAATTAGAATTTCATGCGTCAGGAGTATTACAGTATTGCCATATAACTACAAACCAAGGTACTTTTTAGTACCTGTACAGTATAAAAGTATATggagaaaagtaatttcagttttaaaacttctttcctgtatcaaaaaaatgcaatttacgATGAAAATTGCTGGAATAAGTGTATGCAATTGAGGCTTAGCTGCTTTTCTGCTGAGGGTAAAATACAGCCTTGGAGTAAATGGGCTTACACTGGTGAAGAAATTATTGCCCAGTAGTATATTGCAAAGAAGGTATTCCAGCATTTCAAATTCACTAAAAGCTCTTTTGGTGTCCCACGTGGGAAAGTGAAAGTAACAGGTGTATTTTAGTCTGGCATATTTTGGTTCGTGCATCTCAGTCTGATGCTGTAGAGAAGTACGGCAAGTAGAAAACTGTGTTTTATCAGTGCGATTGCTGACCATCTTTAGAAACAGCTTGCGTGCTTACGTATGTACAAAGAGCATGTCTCCAGGTATTTAGTTTTGCTTTAGGTTTCTCCTTTATTGAGCAAACTGGCTGTATGAGAGCCTTCTGCGTGGTGGATCAGCTTCGTTTTGTTTTACTGGATTAGCTTGTTACTGCTGGTGGAAAGTGCTACAGTGATGGTTTTTAGAATAGTTGGACTCCTTGATTTCTGTTCCAAATCAACAAAAAATCCCGCTGTGGCATTTCTGCGTTCTGCAGAACCACCTTCGCAGTGTGCTCAGTATAGTCCACTACTTAGGAGGAACAATTGCTACTTAAACTTTTGTGGTTTTGagaaagtgttttgtttgttCGATAAGGTCAGTGATTAAATTTGAGCACTGCTTGAATGATTATATGTGTCATTGTAGTGGTCAAAACATGTTTGCCTGTTATAATAGTTCCTATACTAATgactattttaaattgtttttatgaaATGAACTGATCAGAGATAGTGAAGGACTGTTAGAGAACATTTTTGGACAATTGATTATTCACCTTTTCTATAAATTTGTTTTGTTCCCCTGTTTCAGGAGAAGTTACTCTAGGCTACCTTTATACATTGTCAGAGATCAGCAGCCAACAATGGAGGGCTGCTGATAGAAAAGTTTCAAAAGTGCAGCATTACTAACCCTTAGCTCAGAGGTGTTGCCTCACACAGGTAGTTTTCTCAAGAGGCAGGGAATCTTGGCTCCTGGGTTTTGTTGAATCGCTAATAGAGTGGAACTCGAGTGCCTGGAACCTCTGTCTCTCTGACACAGAATGTCACAAATGAGATTATTAGTGAAACCTTCCAGATGCCCTTGAGATTCTACTGACATTCTTCTGATTTGGAAAGCagttgtaggggaaaaaaaagaccaaaaaaaattaagttgccAAGACATAGGTATTTTAGTTTGCACtaactggaggaggaaaaaaaaaaaagctgaataacaaaacagaataaacatATCCTTCAAGCTACGTACTGCAAGATTTTAACTTGTGAAATGTACTTACTTATAAATAATGCATAATTGCAATGTAATGCTATTAATATGATAAAGGATCCTTGCtgcctgtctctttccctggaCCTGGTTGATAGTACTTCCTTGGATGACATCTCAACCGTAGGCCCTGAGAACGCTTCCCCAATTCAAGTGTGCACTCCAGTTAGAAGCAGATTGCTTAATTTGAGAAACCTAAGTATGTGCCTGATAAACCTAAGTATGTAGCACAGTGCCCCATGCACTGTGGCTTTTGTAGAAGGAAAATTCAGGTAAATAGACAAGAACAAAGCTGTGATGCACTCTGACTTGTTTTTGTCTGGACAGTCAAGGGATCATAACTAGGAACAGCTCAGTGATTCAGACATAGCTCCAGAGTCAGCTTCTTCATAAAGCTTAGGAAACCTCAGCTGACAGAAAGTCACTTAAAAAAGATTGATGGAAAATGTATCTCTTCTTTAATTGAAGGTGTGCTATGGCCTTCTGCCCATGAGAATATAATATATGTTCACCTGTAGTATAaggtcatctttttcttttttttttttttttttttttttttcaaaattctagACCGATGTAACCCTTTCAATGCACAACTTATCTCTTTTTGGCAGTATGTGAACCATAAATTCAGAAAACCATTGTGAAATTATCAtgttaaattaattttacctAAAAAATTAGGtaactttatttttagtatttttgctGGTTTACCTGGGTAATTATACTTTATAATCCACTAACTTTGTTATCCCTCCCACCATGTGTCAttgtttaatcccagccagcaattaagcactatgcagccactcactcagtccccaaccacccagtgggatgggggagagaaccagaaggaaaaaggtaaaacttgtgggttgagataagaacagtttaatagaacagaaaggaaggaactaataatgataataacaacagtaataaaatgacaatagtaataataaagggattggaatatacaaaacaagtgatatgcaaatgcaattgctcaccactcgctgaccagttagttcctgagcagcgatccgcccacccccggccaactccccccagtttatatactgggcatgacatcccgtggtatggaataccccctttggccagtttgggtcagctgccctggctgtgtcccctcccaatttcttgtacccctccagccttcttgctggctgggcatcagaagctgaaaaatccttgacttagtctaaacagtacttagcaacaactgagaacatcagtgtgttattgacattcttctcatactgaatccaagacatagcactatatcagctactagaaagaaaattaactctatgccagctgaaactaggacaccatGCTATGTAAGGAGGCGGAAGGaacaaaatgggagaaaaatgcctttcttttaaaaatatatctgcagAAGATGACCACACTGAAACTATGAACAATGTTGATAAAATTGGTataaaaaaccttttttcttaATCTTGGATTACTTCTGAAAATAGTCCACAGCATCCAGAAGTATGTGATTTCTAAACACATACCTTAAGAATTCTGATCTGTTTAAAAACTAGGATCATCTAGACACTTGTGAAAGTGGAATTTATGGAGTATTTTAGCTCTTTCCCCTCTGCAGAGTTTTCAGAGTAGCAACTTAATTTGATTGTACAGATGTTTGTAATGCTCTATTATGTGTTCTCTGTAGGAAAAAAGCTcaactaaagaagaaaagaggtgtCCCAACTATTAATGAGCAGATGTTATTTCACGGCACCAGTAATGAATTTGTAGAAGCAATATGTATTCATAACTTTGACTGGAGAATAAATGGGATGCATGCTGCTGTATAtggaaaaggtaaatatttttgtCACATGCAACAGTTTGGAAATCTTAACAGTCCAACATTGTTAAGTGTTCCCTGTAGTATGTTCTTCGTGATGTACTCCCTGTGTTTATCCAAGAGCTGTTTAATATACCTCTGCTTTGACATCAAGTGTAGTTAAGACTTAAAGTTAGGATGCAGTAAGAAATGTAATTGTCACAACTAGCTGGTAGGACCAGGGAACATGGGGAAGGGATGCCCAACAAAGCAGTGTTGATCACAAGACAATCTCCCTACTAAAATGTCCCTATTAAAATATTTGGTCATGTTGCTATAATCTTAacgatttagaaaaaaaaaaaaaaaaagatttggattGCTAATGAACATAAAAGAACAGACATCTTTCATCATCCTGATACCTATATACATGTTCTAGTAGTTAAGTAGTTGTGATAAGAATGttaccagattttttttatttgaaagggaCCTATTTCGCAAGAGATGCATCATATTCCAGTCGTTTCTGCAAAGAGGACATGAAGCATGGAGATACCTTTCAAATTCATGGTGTGAATCTGCAGCCTCATCTGCATAGACCAGATAAAGTCATGTTTCTTGCTCGTGTATTAACTGGTGACTATATCAATGGTGATTCAAAATACATGAGGCCTCCTTCAAAAGATGGAAGTTTTGTGAACTTGTATGACAGCTGCGTGGATAACACCTGGAACCCAAAGATCTTTGTTATCTTTGATGCCAACCAAATCTACCCTGAATACTTAATAGAATTTTGTTAAGTTTGAAAAGAGCTGAACTGAGTATTgttgtttgtgtctttttttatacttttgtTCCTTTTGTAAAGACAACAATATAAAAACATGAAGTGTGAAAGGAGAGAGGTGAAAGAAAAGCTAGCATATGTTTATGGAGGAGGGAAGCTATTAAACAGTTAAGAGAGATGgtcaaactgtttttaaaaatctgtaaactttactaatgcatttttcaaatgtaGAGACTATTACAAATTTGAAATTGCTTAGTAAGCCTGAAATACGTTGGGCATTGGTAAGTTTTCAAAAGCAAGAtttatgttctgatttttttaatatattacaaGTATTTATTCATGTGGTAGAAATATGGCTGTAATATAGTATGTATATGATGAAACTAATCTTTTATAAAGATTGTCTGTAGAACATAAAAATAGcgaaaacaacagcaacaaaaaaccccaggggACTTAGCTACAGATATGTGTATGTCTGTGTTCTGTAGTACATGTTGCTTGTGTTTGAAGGTCTCTTAGTTTGGATTCTaaacctaccaaaaaaaatatctgtctggAGAAGAGTGATGAAGGAGCTGTGAAGTTCACCGAAGCCGTTAGGTTTAACTTCAGGTACATTTTACTGTAAGCTTCAACTATATACTTGCAAAGCTTTAATCATATATTTGCAAGATTACAAAACCCTTGCACTAGGATCTGAACTTCAGTTTTGATGGAAATGATGCCCATGAGCTCTTGTGGTTGTTAATTGTTTGGTAGCTAACTGTTGAGCTCAGTGTTGGGATGTCAGCAGTTCTTCTGAGTTCTCTTGTTACAGTATGCGTGTGCATGCACTTACATTCATGCAGCTGTGTTGCTGATTCTTGCCTGGTCAGGGTTTAAGAAGCACTCGTTGCTTGTGTACTTGCTGTTACAAAAGACAATGTTTAGATTAGCTGTACTGGAAATAATCCAGTTAAACTAACAATGAAAATTTCAAAAGATGCCAtcctttaatttttaaacaccttAATTAGAAAGCTTTCAATAACACTTGTGTAGGTCAGGTCTTCATAACTGGTATACTTGTAAAGTTAAAGAGTATTTTTCACATGTAGATAGAGCGAGAGACAGTATTTGGGTAAAGAACGAACTCGCGTACCTAAATACATGAAGAGCCTGAAGAAGGGGCTGTTACAGTGAAATGCACTGAAATGTTAAACAATTTGCTATGAAATTGTGTCCCAagtgttttttgttgttaaagGACCTAAGGAGCACTAAGAGACAAGGTCCAAGTGGAAGCCTTTCCAGTTGTCTTTGTAGGCTATGACCAGTAACAATTCCCTAGAGAAATAGTATATAATTATGGCAGATATAGAATGGATCTGTATTGGTCTGTCATGGAATTGCTAGTGGACTTTTTGGGTCAAAGGCTATGTTTAAAATCTGTTGTATTTAAAGGGCATGACCAAGTTCGCTCAAAATCATATTAAACCTATGGAACTGGAAACAGAATATCACTACATATCTGGCATCGTAACTGAGGATGCAAACATCTCCTCCTTAGTGCTGTTATCTTTGCCTGTCAGTGGATCTTGCACAAGTTGGGTGTCTCTTTGTATTTATAATTTCATggcagcttttccttttgcttctgttccTGAACCATTTAGGGCTaagatgcattttcctttattttagaGCAACAGGAAGTATGCTCTGTGATCCCAGTTAGGAACTCTGGGTTCTACTGTTGTAGGCGTGATTTGTGTTTGATTCACTACTATGCTAGCTGTGCAAAAGGCACATTGTTCCCCACATTGTACAGAATATTTAATAGCAAATCATCAGCAGGGAATTTGTGTATTACTGAGTCCTTTTTATTCTTATACTGTATTCTACAGAACATACATTTTATGAAACTAACAAATACATGTGCTGTTGTTCCTTTGATTTGGTCTCTTATTTCTTCTGAGGTCTGAACTGACCCTTTTAGTTAAGAAAACTAGTCAAGTTTCTTTTTTAGTGTCTCATGGACACAAAATGCCATCATCTATTCTGATCTTCGTTACTTTTCCAATTGTTTGTGTGGTGGTGTCTTGTTTACTATTTAACTCACTTAAATTGAATGGCAGAATCTTAATCTTACCAAATCACTGCACAATTGTAGTTTCAGCTCTTCTTTTAATGTACTGTTCTGCTTTCTGGTGTCCATTTTTGTGTTGATGAATCTTGATACTGAAGGTATCTGTAAAATAGCCATCCTTTTGCTGGCAGGTGGGGAGAGAGATTGTTATTGCAGGCAAAGTCGAGAACTCTACAAGTAGCCAATACAAGAAATAGCCGGACTTAATAAAAGGAACagtgagagaggaagggaggaaaataatttcttggacTATGGAgtgttaaagaaatgaaaaagggttTGGTCGGGTTCTGGGGAAGGATACCTGCAGTTTTCTGTTACTATTTCATGTAGTGAGACTTCatgctccattttctttttagacCTGTGCAAGAGCATATCATTCTCGCGTGTCTTGACCTGAGGTAAAGCTTTCTCACTAAATTATTCTTGTGGCAGAATGTTTTCACATGGGCACAACACTTCAGTATGAGCTGATCTTATTTCTATACCATACTGGCCTCCTGTGCCAGCTTTGCTTTTTAGAATGCGTGTGTACTCAATTATTGCTGAACAGATCATGCTTCATCCAAAGCAGTTTGGGAGAGTGTCTCTCTTCATTCCAGTTCATTTACAAGGGCAGTTTGTACAAACTTTTAAGTTAAAATCTGCAGAAACAAAAGgatacagctttattttttaatagatgtcCCAGTACCCTCACATCCAGGCTAGATGTGAGACACATAATGTTCCAGCTGGAGTTAGTGACTTAAATTCCAGGAGTACATTGGATGCCAGTTCAGCTGGTGGTTTGAGGACAACTGATCCTTTTTAAACTGTTATCAGCACACAAGCTCATAGCAGGAATGCTAGTGAGTTAGTGCGGTCTACATAGGTGGAGATTACTTTCAGGAAGAAGACTCATCAGTAATTGATGTGCTTCTCAGTGGCCTATACAGACTGTACATCTGATGAGCATGTCAGCCTTGAAATTCCTTTGACCTGTATGTCCATCCATGTTGTAACTATGATTATTATCAGGCACTGTCCAAAACAGCAGACTGCCAGAACAGTATAGGTCTGCTCCAGTATAGCCATCTACCCTTTACAAGTCACCAAAAAATTGTGCGGATTGACAGCTGGAATACTTTGTAATGTGTTTGCTTCTCTCAtgcttcttttgcttttctctgctgaCACAACCCTGCAGTTAGCGAGGGAGTTTAGAGGCATAATCTCTGAGCAGCCAAAATAACAATGTGGTTGCTTGGCTGTATTTTGtttaatggttttggttttgtttaatggAACAGAATCCGCTCACATTGCTGATGAATTCACTGACTTGATTTCTGCCATTTACAGAGTAGAAAAGCCTATGTCAGCAAGCTGTACTAGAGGttgagtgttttgttgtttggttgttgggttttttctaaaaacatataTTGCATAGCAAATGCTCTGGGGACCCTGGCCCAGACCCTAGGCCCCCCGGGTCACCAGCTAGTCCAGCTTAAAGTTTGCTGGTGAATAGGCGTGCGCACCCCAGGCCCGCCGGAACTGGGGAAGACACAGAGCGTCCCCCCGCAGCCGGCACCAGGCACCCGGGCAGCTGGTTTGGGGAACTGACGCCGTTCCCGGCCCCAGTGGCTGGAGGTTCGAGACCCCCACTGGCTCCAGGAGCTGACACGGAGACCCCGCTCGCTCCAGGCGCTGGCACCACAAGCCAGGGGTGCCCACCCCCCCGGTCTGaccccagcagctggcaccaaATTCCCCTCGTGCCCACGCAGGTCTCACCGGGAGCGGGCacccagtcctcccagcacaCGTTCACAGGGGACAGAGAGCGAGCATCCGCAGAGAGACGCTGCAGGAGAGGTTTAATAGGAAGGTACAAGACGCTTGGGCGGACTGCGTCCGTCAGGCACGGGGCTCGGCCAGACAAGCGTGCTGACCGGCCCCGTGCTCCAGCCAGCCGCCCCTCTTACGCCCCTTTCTGCCTCCCCGCTCTGTTCcccctgctgccccttcccctgcgCGTCCCCCGCCGCGTGGGTCTCTACAGCTCCGTCCATTCCCGCACTCCTCCTGGGCCGGGGTCCCCCGGTATGCAGTATTATCAGTTGCAAAGTCCAGGCTGGTCTTCCTGGAAGTGGTACCTGTGGTTTTTTGATCGCCCGTCGGTCAGTGTGCCTGCTGAGGTTTGTTTCTTGCCGTAGTCTCCACGTCTGTTCTGTCAGGTCTGTGTCTCAGCGTGTTTTGTTCGTggtttccccctttcccccttaGTTTCCCAACGGACAGGTCCCCAGTCAGGTAACCTCGCTGGAATAAACTTTCTCACACTCTCACGTGCCCTTACCAGTTGATGTGACTGACCCGGCTTGGTTCTCGTCACTCCCTCCCTTATCATGTCGGTCAGGTTTGTGTCCTCCTATGTTCTTGCTCACGGCTTCCTCCTCTTCTTACTACTGTCCCGGTTGCACTGGAAAAGGTCCTTGACCAGATACCCTTAAGGGAGTGACACTCTCCTTCCACACACCCATACAGATACTTGTGCCACATAAC from Accipiter gentilis chromosome 18, bAccGen1.1, whole genome shotgun sequence includes these protein-coding regions:
- the PARP11 gene encoding protein mono-ADP-ribosyltransferase PARP11, yielding MWGAGPGWAADAEMLQRTSEDFFPKMESSVEEMDTSDTQWGWFYLAECGKWHMFQTDSNSHCSVSSEDIERSFRTNPHGSVSFTTAKFNYTLDFAVMKQTNLTTLKQRPIKRAPFSISAFSFICENEAIPMPSHWENVNTEEPYQLIPLQKKTNEYNEVSSLFGKTMDSHRIKRIKRIQNLDLWEFFCRKKAQLKKKRGVPTINEQMLFHGTSNEFVEAICIHNFDWRINGMHAAVYGKGTYFARDASYSSRFCKEDMKHGDTFQIHGVNLQPHLHRPDKVMFLARVLTGDYINGDSKYMRPPSKDGSFVNLYDSCVDNTWNPKIFVIFDANQIYPEYLIEFC